A genomic stretch from Chitinophaga agri includes:
- a CDS encoding NmrA family NAD(P)-binding protein produces the protein MDKVILVAGATGDLGSKVCIELKRRGAVVRAIVRPESKSAKISRLRDMGVEIIQTELSDISGLVAACEGVSCVVSALAGLHDVIVTAQSHLLQAAIKAGVPRFIPSDFCTDYTKLQPGDNRNFDLRKTFQSIIDQSDIRATSIFNGAFTHVLKYDIPLLNTKEHRIEYFTGKLDWRIDFTTVDDTAAYTAAAALDDSTPRYLRIAGTQISPLELADVAKQLFGSSFDLRERGTLEAFSSYISQIRKEQPEGEHALYPVWQQMQYLYSMFAAQHTEIDNNRYPGIAWQSIATALN, from the coding sequence ATGGATAAGGTTATTTTAGTTGCCGGAGCCACCGGCGACCTGGGTAGTAAGGTATGCATTGAATTGAAAAGGAGAGGCGCCGTTGTCAGGGCGATAGTACGGCCTGAAAGTAAAAGCGCTAAGATTTCCCGTTTACGGGACATGGGTGTGGAAATTATTCAAACGGAGCTGTCTGACATCAGCGGACTCGTTGCTGCGTGTGAAGGAGTATCCTGCGTTGTATCTGCTTTAGCAGGGTTGCACGATGTCATTGTTACCGCACAATCCCACTTACTACAGGCTGCTATAAAAGCAGGAGTGCCCCGCTTCATTCCCTCAGACTTCTGCACCGACTATACGAAACTTCAGCCAGGCGATAACAGGAACTTTGATCTTCGAAAAACCTTTCAGTCAATTATCGACCAAAGCGACATACGCGCTACGTCCATTTTTAACGGGGCATTCACTCATGTGTTAAAATATGATATCCCGCTGCTCAATACAAAAGAACACAGGATCGAATATTTCACAGGTAAATTGGACTGGCGAATTGATTTTACTACAGTAGATGATACCGCCGCATATACTGCAGCTGCTGCTTTGGACGACTCCACACCACGCTATTTACGGATTGCGGGAACGCAAATCAGTCCGTTAGAACTGGCAGACGTTGCAAAGCAGTTGTTCGGGAGCAGCTTCGACCTCAGGGAGCGGGGAACATTGGAAGCGTTTTCCTCTTATATCAGCCAAATTCGCAAGGAGCAGCCTGAAGGGGAACATGCATTATACCCGGTGTGGCAACAGATGCAATATCTATATAGCATGTTTGCTGCTCAACATACTGAAATTGACAATAACCGTTACCCTGGCATTGCCTGGCAGTCAATAGCCACCGCTTTGAATTAA
- a CDS encoding ATP-binding protein, translating into MTSPVSDNHSSIPVFLEAGSEMQRRINELDWSATQLGPIANWPPCLRTTLGIMLNSRFPMFLFWGEKHICFYNDSYKPSLGREGEGKHPGALGGMAENVFAEIWPLVGPQIVDVMSTGRANWFEDVPVPMSRNGRIEDIYWTYSMSPVINQDNTIEGVLVVCTETLEKVQQRQALEWSESRFRQLFNSNIIGFITWRLDGEITEANDAFLDMTGYSRQDLENGHISWSNMTPPEWTNITQKGLDELEKHGYFAPFEKQFFCKDGSKVDVLLAGTFYKDSRSEGIAYILNISERKKNEHLIAFRLQLDEALRGLTDIQQIQYEAACTLGRYFGAHRVGYAEDYGDGQRVRVTRNYTNGIQGIEGIYFYDDYGPALLDTLKKGLTVVRSDIANDPSLSEREKEAHAVLELGATVNVPLTKDGKLFGILFLHYKNAYHFNKSEIALIEETAQRTWAALETARAQAALEASEQKYYTLFDSIDEGYIIIELIYDDAGKPVDFKYLEVNRSFERHTGLKDAVGKYGHELTPNTENVWFETYHRVLKTGEPVRFEEYNAFTNKWYSTFAFAIGTSGENTIAILFSDITTTKLTEQQLRENESKLQLQVAARTNELSAANAALRQINSELSRTNTNLEEFAHAASHDLKEPIRKIRFFANRLKERLESRLADEEAYLLSKVESASLRMDALVNDLLVYSHLGHQPMEREMVDIDVLLSQVLEDLELDIAESGAVLRTHQLPKIQGHKRQLQQLFQNLISNAIKYRKPDAVPRITITAAETSVNDKQYICLSVADNGIGFDMKYADVIFKLFSRLHGKSEYPGTGIGLSIVKKVVENHNGFIEVVTADNQGATFKIYLPIG; encoded by the coding sequence ATGACATCACCCGTCTCCGACAATCATTCCTCCATACCAGTTTTTCTGGAGGCTGGTAGCGAAATGCAACGACGGATCAATGAATTAGACTGGTCGGCCACTCAGCTGGGGCCGATTGCAAACTGGCCGCCATGTCTTCGGACCACGTTGGGAATCATGCTTAATTCCCGTTTTCCCATGTTTCTTTTCTGGGGTGAAAAACATATCTGTTTTTATAATGATTCTTATAAACCGTCTCTGGGCAGGGAAGGTGAAGGCAAACATCCGGGTGCACTTGGCGGCATGGCAGAAAATGTGTTTGCAGAGATCTGGCCACTGGTAGGGCCACAGATAGTGGATGTAATGAGTACAGGCAGGGCTAACTGGTTTGAAGACGTACCTGTTCCAATGAGCAGGAACGGAAGAATTGAGGATATCTACTGGACCTACAGTATGAGCCCTGTTATAAATCAGGATAATACAATTGAAGGGGTACTTGTTGTCTGCACAGAAACATTGGAAAAAGTACAGCAACGACAGGCGCTTGAATGGAGTGAGTCACGTTTTCGGCAGCTTTTCAATTCCAATATTATCGGATTTATTACATGGCGCCTGGATGGTGAGATAACAGAGGCAAATGATGCATTCCTGGATATGACCGGATATAGCCGGCAAGATCTGGAGAACGGTCATATCAGCTGGTCTAATATGACGCCCCCCGAATGGACGAATATCACACAAAAAGGATTGGATGAACTGGAAAAACATGGATATTTTGCACCATTCGAAAAGCAATTCTTTTGTAAAGATGGCAGCAAAGTGGATGTACTATTGGCAGGCACCTTTTATAAAGATTCCAGATCTGAGGGTATCGCATACATCCTGAATATATCAGAAAGAAAGAAAAATGAACACCTGATCGCGTTTCGTCTTCAGTTAGACGAAGCATTAAGAGGCCTGACAGATATACAGCAGATACAATATGAGGCTGCATGTACACTTGGAAGATATTTTGGAGCACACCGGGTAGGTTACGCAGAGGATTATGGTGATGGCCAACGGGTGCGGGTAACACGTAACTACACCAATGGTATTCAGGGTATTGAAGGTATTTACTTTTATGATGATTACGGTCCTGCCCTACTCGATACATTGAAAAAAGGACTGACAGTCGTAAGAAGTGATATCGCCAATGATCCCTCTTTAAGTGAAAGGGAAAAAGAGGCGCACGCCGTACTGGAATTAGGCGCAACTGTGAATGTACCACTGACAAAAGATGGTAAACTTTTCGGTATCCTGTTTCTGCATTATAAAAATGCATATCACTTCAATAAAAGTGAAATTGCACTGATAGAAGAAACTGCCCAAAGAACGTGGGCAGCTCTCGAAACAGCCCGGGCACAGGCTGCACTGGAGGCTTCTGAACAAAAATACTATACCCTTTTTGACTCAATTGACGAAGGCTATATCATCATTGAATTAATTTACGATGATGCAGGAAAACCGGTCGATTTCAAATACCTTGAGGTTAACAGATCTTTTGAACGACATACCGGCCTTAAGGATGCTGTCGGCAAATACGGCCATGAACTAACCCCCAATACTGAAAATGTATGGTTTGAGACATATCACCGTGTCTTAAAAACAGGGGAGCCCGTTCGCTTTGAAGAGTACAACGCCTTCACCAATAAATGGTATTCTACATTTGCTTTTGCCATTGGCACTTCAGGGGAAAACACTATTGCCATCCTCTTTAGTGACATTACGACTACCAAACTGACAGAACAACAACTACGGGAAAATGAAAGCAAACTGCAACTGCAGGTAGCTGCAAGAACTAATGAACTTTCAGCAGCCAATGCCGCCCTCCGGCAAATCAACAGTGAACTGTCCCGTACAAATACTAATCTTGAAGAATTTGCACATGCAGCGTCTCATGATCTGAAAGAACCAATTCGTAAAATAAGATTCTTTGCAAACCGCTTAAAAGAAAGACTTGAATCCAGATTGGCCGATGAAGAAGCGTATCTCCTTAGTAAGGTAGAAAGCGCAAGCCTTCGCATGGACGCGCTGGTAAACGATCTGTTAGTGTATTCGCATCTGGGTCACCAACCTATGGAACGCGAAATGGTTGATATAGACGTCTTGTTAAGTCAGGTACTGGAAGACCTGGAGCTAGACATTGCAGAAAGCGGTGCAGTTCTCCGGACGCATCAGCTTCCCAAAATACAAGGGCATAAACGCCAGCTGCAGCAACTATTTCAAAACCTGATAAGTAATGCTATTAAATACAGGAAACCGGATGCTGTGCCTCGTATCACGATAACTGCAGCTGAGACTTCTGTAAACGATAAGCAATACATATGCCTTTCGGTTGCCGACAACGGTATCGGCTTTGATATGAAATACGCCGACGTGATTTTTAAGTTGTTCTCGCGACTCCATGGTAAAAGTGAATATCCAGGTACAGGTATTGGGCTATCCATAGTTAAAAAAGTCGTTGAAAATCACAATGGCTTTATTGAAGTAGTCACTGCGGATAATCAAGGCGCCACATTCAAAATTTATCTACCCATCGGGTAA
- a CDS encoding DUF2004 domain-containing protein: MLYNFPYFGDINISDLEEYYSLDITLLEKPVSIDMNFIEQAIDQTLANTTHTFLENLALYREQTNKYIYQDFFERAGETHPYITDMLEELEDADLLNMEDDPAKKAQYERNGFDDRSVYLLQKLQLKRIGLYPDSDDYFAIFDYTFDLDGSPCNQVLVVITDHRGVPQQVDWES, encoded by the coding sequence ATGCTATACAACTTCCCTTATTTCGGCGATATTAACATATCTGATCTAGAGGAATACTATTCACTGGACATTACATTGCTGGAAAAGCCGGTCAGTATTGACATGAATTTTATTGAGCAAGCTATAGATCAGACGTTGGCCAACACGACCCATACATTTCTGGAGAACCTGGCGCTTTATAGAGAGCAAACAAACAAATACATCTACCAGGACTTCTTTGAGAGAGCTGGCGAAACGCATCCTTACATCACAGATATGCTGGAGGAGCTGGAGGACGCAGACTTATTGAACATGGAAGACGACCCGGCGAAAAAGGCACAGTATGAGCGCAATGGCTTTGATGACAGATCCGTGTACCTGCTGCAGAAACTACAACTCAAACGCATCGGATTATATCCGGATAGTGATGACTATTTCGCAATTTTCGATTATACCTTCGATCTTGATGGAAGCCCCTGCAATCAGGTACTGGTCGTGATAACGGATCACAGGGGCGTGCCACAGCAGGTAGACTGGGAGAGCTAG
- a CDS encoding short chain dehydrogenase has protein sequence MKIIIIGAAGVIGSAIVSALETAHEIIKVGLKSGDIQANICDPASIDEMYKKVGSFDAVICAAGDGYFGPFSDMTDENFRISIDGKLMSQVNLVLIGQKYISAKGSFTLTSGSLANDPVPFGCSVSTVNAAIDGFIRSAAIELQNGIRINAVAPGVVEAAPAYFPYFPGNIPASMHRVGQAYVKSVLGAQTGQTYPVIG, from the coding sequence ATGAAAATTATTATTATTGGAGCGGCAGGAGTAATTGGATCAGCTATTGTCAGCGCGTTGGAAACAGCACATGAGATCATTAAAGTGGGTCTGAAAAGTGGCGATATTCAGGCTAATATTTGCGATCCGGCCTCTATTGATGAGATGTATAAAAAGGTTGGTTCTTTTGACGCAGTAATATGCGCAGCTGGTGATGGGTATTTCGGGCCATTTTCAGATATGACAGATGAAAATTTCAGGATCAGCATTGATGGTAAACTCATGTCTCAGGTAAATTTGGTTCTAATCGGCCAAAAGTATATTTCGGCCAAAGGCTCCTTTACACTGACGTCTGGCAGTTTAGCCAATGATCCTGTTCCATTCGGATGTTCTGTGAGTACAGTAAACGCAGCTATAGACGGCTTTATCCGCTCAGCAGCGATAGAACTACAGAATGGTATCCGTATTAATGCTGTAGCGCCGGGAGTGGTGGAGGCAGCTCCTGCATATTTCCCTTATTTCCCGGGTAATATTCCGGCTTCTATGCATAGAGTAGGGCAGGCTTATGTGAAGAGTGTCCTGGGTGCGCAAACCGGACAGACTTACCCTGTAATAGGATAA
- a CDS encoding DinB family protein has translation MKQTVFLAVILATFAFIAPNSPLTKKERKAAIDLLKSTENDLLGEVKGLSEAQLKYKPSPDRWSVEECVIHIATTEEMLWQATDAGIRQPANPEKRSEIKMTDEQLVKGVEDRLQKRKTSDNLKPENSSFKSMNEALESLKNSRGKLTAYVKSTADDLRNHVLTMPFGSLDSYQMILFIAAHNARHTQQIREVKADAGFPKN, from the coding sequence ATGAAACAGACAGTTTTTCTTGCAGTCATCCTGGCAACATTTGCCTTTATAGCACCCAATAGCCCCCTTACCAAAAAGGAACGGAAAGCCGCTATTGATTTATTGAAAAGCACCGAGAATGACCTGTTGGGGGAAGTGAAAGGACTTAGTGAGGCACAATTGAAATATAAACCTTCACCCGACCGGTGGAGTGTTGAGGAATGTGTGATCCATATTGCCACTACTGAAGAGATGTTGTGGCAAGCGACAGATGCCGGTATCAGGCAACCCGCTAATCCTGAGAAGCGTTCCGAAATAAAGATGACAGATGAGCAGCTTGTCAAAGGCGTAGAAGACCGCTTACAGAAACGGAAAACATCCGACAACCTCAAACCTGAAAACTCATCTTTCAAGTCTATGAATGAAGCACTGGAAAGCTTAAAAAACAGTCGCGGAAAGCTTACCGCTTATGTTAAGTCAACCGCTGATGACCTGCGCAACCATGTGCTCACCATGCCTTTTGGAAGCCTGGATTCCTATCAGATGATATTGTTCATCGCTGCCCACAACGCCAGGCATACGCAACAAATAAGAGAAGTGAAGGCCGATGCGGGCTTCCCTAAAAACTAG
- a CDS encoding nucleotide pyrophosphohydrolase, translating to MENWKDLQKALVQFRNERDWEQFHNPKDLALALSVEAAELNELFLWKKAEDADKEKIQEELADVFAYAILLAERYGLNINQIVLDKIRKNAEKYPIDKARGSAKKYDEL from the coding sequence ATGGAAAATTGGAAGGACTTACAAAAAGCTTTAGTTCAGTTTAGAAATGAGCGCGATTGGGAGCAATTTCATAACCCTAAGGATTTAGCCCTCGCCTTGTCTGTTGAAGCTGCTGAGCTTAACGAACTGTTTCTGTGGAAAAAAGCAGAAGATGCTGATAAAGAAAAGATACAGGAAGAACTTGCGGACGTATTTGCTTACGCGATTCTACTGGCAGAGCGGTACGGTTTAAATATCAACCAGATCGTACTGGATAAAATCAGGAAGAATGCTGAGAAGTATCCTATAGATAAAGCCCGGGGCTCAGCAAAAAAATATGATGAACTCTAA
- a CDS encoding transposase has translation MENQLSNKQLNDLSIILLQIHPLKEQCHQGKGNRVITINHHLNYLRNKADKRLKTNRGIAKRKQRCYDVEPVFGNIKHNHHFKRFMLRGIEKVTIEAGLLALAHNLRKKTA, from the coding sequence AACAAACAGCTTAATGATTTGTCCATTATTTTGTTGCAAATCCACCCATTAAAAGAACAATGTCATCAAGGAAAAGGCAACCGGGTTATAACAATTAACCATCATCTAAATTATCTACGAAATAAGGCCGATAAGCGTCTTAAGACCAACCGAGGAATCGCTAAACGTAAACAGCGTTGTTATGATGTTGAACCTGTGTTTGGTAATATCAAGCACAATCATCACTTTAAACGTTTTATGCTACGAGGCATTGAAAAAGTGACTATTGAGGCCGGATTATTGGCTCTGGCGCACAATCTAAGGAAGAAAACTGCCTAA
- a CDS encoding DUF2075 domain-containing protein produces the protein MIVYQATKASFSEDVLNDCIEAKILNFFKQNLNRTTGTQEVLSWRNSMQYMDKVLNDADIPETCGISIEFQIPQTSNRIDFILTGKGDNNKDYVVLVELKQWSTATLSLKDAVINSFVGGRIRECTHPSYQAWTYASLLANFNETVEKDDIQLKSCAYLHNYVADDVILHPHYQDHIDKAPLFLKGEAQKLRNFIKQHIKYGDDRKIMYRIDQGRVRPSKMLADSMVAMLNGNREFIMIDDQKIIYETVLQLSAQANINQKEVLIVKGGPGTGKSVVAINLLVELTSRGLLTKYVSKNAAPRAVYEQKLTGSLRKSVISNLFGGSGAYITSKANQYDTLIVDEAHRLNEKSGLYGNEGVNQVKEIIHASQFTVFFMDEDQRIHLKDIGSVEEIYRWAKLAGANVQEMELKSQFRCGGADGYIAWLDNVLQVRQTANDSLEGINYDFRVFDSPVALKHAIVEKNQINNKARIVAGYCWDWKSKNDPTVNDVVIPAFDFGMKWNLKVDGSLWIISPDSVNEIGCIHTCQGLEVDYIGVIIGDDFIVRNGRVITNPHKRSKNDSSVRGYKKMLEQDPVEGAKLLDKIIKNTYRTLMTRGMKGCYVYCTDRETLAYFSSRLGGDFHDIGF, from the coding sequence ATGATTGTATATCAGGCAACTAAGGCGTCCTTTTCAGAAGACGTGCTAAATGACTGTATAGAAGCCAAAATATTAAATTTTTTCAAACAAAACCTAAATCGTACAACTGGAACTCAGGAAGTACTTTCCTGGCGAAACTCCATGCAATATATGGACAAGGTTTTGAATGATGCAGATATCCCGGAAACTTGTGGTATTTCGATAGAGTTTCAGATTCCACAAACCTCAAATAGAATTGACTTTATACTCACAGGCAAAGGGGATAATAATAAGGACTATGTTGTGCTTGTCGAATTGAAGCAGTGGTCTACGGCTACATTGTCATTAAAGGACGCAGTAATAAATTCCTTTGTAGGTGGTCGTATCAGAGAATGTACACATCCATCCTACCAGGCATGGACGTATGCAAGCTTACTTGCAAATTTTAATGAGACGGTTGAGAAGGACGATATACAGCTAAAATCCTGTGCATATCTACATAATTACGTGGCAGACGACGTTATCTTACATCCTCATTATCAGGATCATATTGACAAGGCGCCACTGTTTTTAAAAGGGGAAGCTCAGAAACTTAGAAATTTCATTAAGCAACATATAAAGTATGGTGATGATCGTAAGATCATGTATAGAATTGACCAGGGGAGAGTAAGGCCGTCAAAAATGCTCGCTGATAGTATGGTGGCAATGCTTAACGGCAACCGGGAATTCATTATGATTGATGATCAGAAGATAATCTACGAAACGGTATTGCAGCTGTCGGCACAGGCAAATATTAATCAAAAGGAAGTATTAATTGTCAAAGGTGGTCCTGGAACCGGGAAATCAGTTGTTGCAATTAATTTGTTAGTGGAGCTAACAAGCCGTGGATTATTAACGAAATATGTATCTAAAAATGCGGCGCCTAGGGCCGTATATGAGCAAAAACTGACGGGCTCACTTCGAAAGAGTGTAATCTCGAATTTATTTGGTGGTTCCGGAGCATATATTACCTCGAAGGCTAATCAGTATGACACACTTATTGTAGATGAAGCACACCGGTTAAATGAAAAATCTGGATTATATGGGAATGAGGGTGTCAATCAGGTTAAAGAGATTATCCATGCCTCTCAATTCACCGTGTTTTTCATGGATGAAGACCAGCGAATCCATTTGAAGGACATTGGATCCGTAGAGGAAATATATAGGTGGGCAAAACTTGCGGGCGCGAATGTTCAGGAAATGGAATTGAAGTCACAATTTCGCTGTGGAGGTGCGGATGGATACATTGCCTGGCTGGACAATGTTTTACAAGTTCGTCAAACAGCTAATGATTCCTTAGAAGGTATTAATTATGACTTCAGGGTATTTGACTCGCCGGTAGCGCTTAAACATGCCATTGTAGAGAAAAACCAGATTAATAATAAAGCTCGTATCGTCGCTGGTTATTGCTGGGATTGGAAGAGTAAGAATGACCCGACCGTCAACGACGTGGTTATACCAGCATTCGATTTTGGGATGAAATGGAATTTGAAGGTAGATGGAAGTCTCTGGATAATCAGTCCGGATTCAGTGAATGAAATTGGCTGTATTCATACTTGCCAGGGACTGGAGGTGGACTATATCGGGGTAATTATCGGGGATGATTTTATAGTAAGAAATGGGCGGGTTATTACGAATCCACATAAGCGTTCTAAGAATGATTCCTCGGTTCGTGGATATAAGAAGATGCTTGAGCAGGATCCGGTTGAGGGAGCAAAGCTCTTGGATAAGATCATTAAAAATACTTATCGGACTTTAATGACCAGGGGAATGAAGGGTTGTTATGTTTATTGTACGGACAGGGAAACTTTGGCCTACTTTAGTTCAAGGCTGGGTGGAGACTTTCATGACATAGGATTCTAG
- a CDS encoding helix-turn-helix domain-containing protein, whose protein sequence is MRTIPVYHQFNELHEVTGSSLRTSNVGFHCFKMSSVDEDMRSLPAYRSDFFTLALSFGSENFSIDINDRHFDDLESALICVAPGQVTSFRKEGNWSGFCTFFKAEFMQFKSELNFLEAFPFFNIQEVNLFRINDTAFQHLSSFYQQILHEQEEAGHYHTEVIRACFQAILWRVRRVYEANSIKQASDKASLIITSKFHYLVNKFFATKFMVEDYAAMLHITPNHLSQTIKAASGRTAKSYISQRRVEEAKYLLKYTDEDVSSISYRLHFSEPTHFNKFFKKETGHTPLDFRKQHSKHGN, encoded by the coding sequence ATGAGAACCATTCCTGTTTATCATCAATTTAACGAATTACATGAGGTAACTGGCTCATCACTGAGAACGAGTAATGTTGGTTTTCATTGTTTCAAGATGAGCAGCGTCGATGAAGATATGAGGTCATTACCTGCCTACCGTTCAGATTTTTTCACGCTGGCGCTCAGTTTTGGGTCGGAAAATTTCAGCATTGATATAAATGATCGGCATTTCGATGATCTGGAAAGCGCATTAATCTGTGTTGCACCCGGGCAGGTGACCAGCTTCCGAAAAGAAGGGAATTGGTCTGGTTTCTGCACTTTTTTTAAGGCGGAGTTCATGCAATTCAAAAGTGAGCTGAATTTTTTGGAAGCATTTCCTTTTTTTAATATTCAGGAGGTCAATCTTTTCCGGATCAATGATACAGCGTTTCAGCACCTGTCTTCCTTTTATCAGCAAATACTGCACGAGCAGGAGGAAGCGGGTCACTATCATACTGAGGTCATACGAGCTTGTTTTCAGGCCATATTATGGCGGGTCCGCAGAGTCTATGAGGCCAACAGTATCAAACAAGCTTCGGATAAAGCATCACTGATCATTACATCTAAATTCCATTACCTCGTCAATAAGTTCTTTGCCACTAAGTTCATGGTGGAAGACTATGCCGCGATGCTCCATATTACACCGAATCATTTAAGTCAAACGATCAAGGCGGCCAGCGGAAGAACAGCCAAAAGTTATATTTCACAACGACGGGTAGAGGAAGCGAAATACTTGCTAAAGTATACGGATGAAGATGTTTCCAGCATCTCTTATCGTTTACATTTCTCGGAACCTACACATTTCAATAAATTTTTCAAAAAGGAAACGGGGCATACGCCACTGGATTTTCGTAAACAGCACAGTAAGCATGGAAATTAA
- a CDS encoding alpha/beta fold hydrolase, producing MKEIYEDDQLIKQWDGFTNHMAAVNGTELHYVDGGQGPVLICLPGWPQTWYSYHRVAPDLARYFRVIVVDIRGMGSSATPLTGYDKKTMAADIYELILQLELGPVNVIGHDIGGMVACSLAFNFPQVVSRLLLADGLHPNEGMMQMPLMPAQGTFGDKIDNQRPYTWWMGFNQVKELPEKLLAGRYRYLLDWLFHYVMTDDSKMSDFEREVYAAVYDSPERIRASNAWYQTFNEDIEHAKAYRQLKMPVLGIASNVSYGYYQYSLPLIAENYKLVHLPLTGHYIFEENPQEVSEIILAYCS from the coding sequence ATGAAAGAAATATATGAAGATGACCAACTGATCAAACAGTGGGATGGCTTCACCAATCATATGGCAGCTGTCAACGGAACAGAACTGCACTACGTTGACGGAGGACAGGGCCCCGTATTGATCTGTCTTCCGGGATGGCCGCAAACATGGTATTCTTATCACAGGGTAGCGCCGGATTTAGCCAGATACTTCCGGGTTATCGTGGTAGACATCCGTGGTATGGGTAGTTCAGCTACGCCATTAACAGGCTATGACAAGAAGACAATGGCCGCAGATATCTACGAATTAATTCTTCAGCTTGAGCTGGGACCAGTCAACGTGATCGGACATGATATAGGAGGTATGGTGGCATGCAGTCTTGCTTTCAATTTCCCACAAGTAGTATCACGTTTGCTGCTGGCAGACGGTCTGCATCCAAACGAGGGCATGATGCAAATGCCGCTGATGCCTGCACAGGGAACCTTCGGGGATAAGATCGACAACCAACGTCCATATACGTGGTGGATGGGTTTTAACCAGGTGAAAGAGCTTCCGGAGAAACTACTGGCCGGAAGATATCGCTACCTGCTGGACTGGTTGTTTCATTACGTGATGACAGACGATTCCAAAATGTCTGATTTTGAGAGAGAAGTTTATGCTGCTGTATATGACTCACCTGAGCGAATACGCGCGTCTAATGCCTGGTATCAGACGTTTAATGAAGATATTGAGCATGCAAAGGCTTACCGGCAACTAAAAATGCCGGTATTGGGTATCGCCAGCAATGTCTCATATGGTTATTATCAGTACTCATTACCCTTGATAGCAGAAAATTATAAGTTGGTGCATCTCCCGTTAACCGGCCATTACATTTTCGAGGAAAATCCACAGGAAGTTAGTGAGATCATACTGGCATACTGCAGCTAG
- a CDS encoding winged helix-turn-helix transcriptional regulator encodes MEEKKVEILTHGAAECPITATIDVIGGKWKPPIIWLLLRGPMRFGTLSKTMPDIALKVLSRQLKELEADGIITRKAYPEVPPRVEYALTEKGESLRPALTMLSEWSETHILGK; translated from the coding sequence ATGGAAGAAAAAAAAGTTGAAATATTAACACACGGCGCTGCTGAATGTCCGATCACTGCCACTATCGATGTAATAGGCGGTAAATGGAAACCTCCAATCATCTGGTTGCTGTTGAGAGGGCCGATGCGCTTCGGTACTTTAAGTAAAACAATGCCTGACATCGCATTAAAAGTACTTTCGCGACAACTAAAGGAACTGGAAGCAGATGGCATCATCACCAGAAAAGCTTACCCCGAAGTACCTCCAAGGGTAGAATATGCCCTTACTGAAAAAGGTGAATCATTGCGACCCGCATTAACTATGCTGTCTGAATGGAGCGAGACGCATATTTTAGGGAAATAG
- a CDS encoding Crp/Fnr family transcriptional regulator — protein MEICPVSKSVFNKMQELSAYIKSKVTIDDIDLEQIMSRFYVKSVNRGDLLLKRGQIANEYYFLHSGALRFFFADNHELTAWIVQPNEFFTEISSLHPGLPTRFNIEAVASAELYCITKQDMDRLYQELPIWQEFGRKTWEAMAVRMINEIIRFQTMTVEERYLEFLEKPGFMQLISVRQLASYLGITPNALSRIRKNLR, from the coding sequence ATGGAAATTTGCCCGGTAAGTAAATCCGTATTCAATAAGATGCAGGAACTAAGCGCCTATATTAAATCAAAGGTTACAATAGACGATATCGATCTTGAACAGATCATGAGCCGCTTTTATGTTAAGTCCGTTAACAGGGGAGACCTTTTATTGAAGCGGGGGCAGATTGCAAATGAGTACTATTTCCTGCATAGCGGTGCTTTAAGGTTTTTCTTTGCGGACAATCACGAACTGACGGCATGGATCGTTCAGCCCAATGAATTTTTCACGGAGATATCCAGTTTACATCCCGGGTTGCCCACGCGATTCAATATCGAAGCAGTGGCATCTGCTGAATTATATTGTATCACTAAACAGGATATGGATAGACTATATCAGGAGTTGCCTATATGGCAGGAATTCGGGCGCAAGACCTGGGAAGCTATGGCAGTCAGAATGATAAATGAAATTATACGTTTTCAGACAATGACTGTGGAAGAGCGGTACCTGGAATTTCTCGAAAAGCCTGGTTTTATGCAGCTCATTTCTGTCAGACAGCTTGCCTCTTATCTGGGCATAACACCGAATGCCCTAAGTAGGATACGTAAAAATCTGCGTTAA